Proteins encoded within one genomic window of Verrucomicrobiota bacterium:
- a CDS encoding penicillin-binding protein activator LpoB gives MKNPGFLQICSVAVLCSLLPGCASTGVKNPSGVPVTEMKGDERGFVAGTGVESQDLVSVTDQMARKILSIDQIVKAQATPKVYLLPVENNTRFPINRDVFLDRIRAQLNAKATGKVRFLARAASPDGSPQRIMQALERERDLKESGAVTSNANQPAAQFSGADFLLTGKLGSLTTRTSKGVSDYILYTFQLVDVRTTEIVWEDSAEIKKQGLEDAAYR, from the coding sequence ATGAAAAATCCTGGCTTTCTTCAAATCTGCTCGGTCGCGGTTCTCTGCAGCCTGCTCCCGGGCTGCGCTTCGACCGGCGTTAAAAATCCTTCCGGCGTTCCCGTCACGGAAATGAAGGGCGATGAACGTGGTTTTGTCGCCGGCACGGGAGTCGAGTCGCAAGATTTGGTGTCGGTCACGGACCAAATGGCCCGCAAGATTCTGAGCATCGACCAGATTGTGAAAGCCCAGGCTACGCCCAAGGTTTATCTCCTCCCGGTCGAAAACAACACTCGGTTCCCAATCAACCGTGACGTTTTCCTCGATCGCATCCGAGCCCAACTCAATGCGAAGGCGACCGGCAAAGTGCGGTTCTTGGCCCGTGCCGCCAGTCCCGACGGGAGCCCGCAAAGGATCATGCAAGCCCTGGAACGCGAGCGCGACTTAAAGGAATCCGGGGCCGTGACCAGCAACGCCAACCAACCGGCGGCTCAATTCAGCGGCGCAGATTTTTTGCTCACGGGCAAACTCGGGAGTTTGACCACGCGCACCAGCAAGGGGGTCAGCGACTACATCCTTTACACCTTTCAACTCGTTGATGTGCGCACCACAGAGATCGTTTGGGAGGACTCGGCCGAGATCAAGAAACAAGGACTCGAGGACGCCGCGTATCGTTGA